A single genomic interval of Arachis duranensis cultivar V14167 chromosome 7, aradu.V14167.gnm2.J7QH, whole genome shotgun sequence harbors:
- the LOC107458306 gene encoding uncharacterized methyltransferase At2g41040, chloroplastic (The sequence of the model RefSeq protein was modified relative to this genomic sequence to represent the inferred CDS: added 23 bases not found in genome assembly) — MAISSAPFIPPLCQAEFRKCPFLSSKPQFLPHLLRFKSQRTIHASSAVTLESGLNTQNEQEIQVDVFSCPICFEPLKRKGPPGLKISAIYRSAFKCKGCNKFYSSKDTYLDLTVTSGLRDYSEVQPARTELFRSPLVSFLYERGWRQNFRQSGFPGPDEEFRVAQEYFESSKGGLLVDVSCGSGLFSRKFAKSGSYSGVVALDFSENMLRQCYDFIKKEDTLSTANIALVRADVSRLPFPSGSVDAVHAGAALHCWPSPSNAIAEITRILRSGGKFVGTTFLRYTSSTPWIIRPFRERSPQGYSYLTEEEIEDLCTSTGLTNYSSKTQQSYIMFTAEKP; from the exons ATGGCCATTTCTTCTGCTCCATTCATCCCCCCGTTGTGTCAAGCGGAATTCCGCAAATGCCCCTTCCTCTCTTCGAAACCCCAGTTCCTCCCTCACCTCCTCCGCTTCAAGTCCCAACGAACTATTCATGCAAGTTCGGCTGTTACTCTAGAGTCG GGTTTAAATACACAGAATGAGCAGGAAATACAAGTTGATGTCTTCTCTTGTCCAATATGCTTTGAGCCCCTGAAACGGAAAGGTCCTCCTGGCCTTAAGAT ATCAGCAATCTACAGGTCTGCATTTAAGTGTAAGGGATGCAATAAATTCTACTCTAGCAAGGACACGTATTTAGATCTAACTGTGACTTCTGGCTTGAGAGATTACTCTGAAGTTCAACCAGCTCGAACAGAGCTTTTCAG GAGCCCACTTGTTTCATTCTTATATGAGAGAGGTTGGCGTCAGAACTTCAGGCAAAGTGGCTTTCCTGGTCCAGATGAAGAG tTCAGAGTGGCCCAAGAGTACTTTGAATCTTCCAAAGGTGGTCTGCTTGTCGATGTCAGCTGTGGTAGTGGTTTATTTTCCCGAAAGTTTGCTAAATCTGGAAGTTATTCTGGAGTCGTTGCACTAGATTTTTCAGAGAATATGCTTCGCCAGTGTTATGATTTCATTAAGA AATATTGCTCTAGTAAGGGCCGATGTTTCTAGGCTTCCGTTCCCTTCAGGTTCAGTTGATGCTGTTCATGCTGGTGCAGCCTTGCACTGTTGGCCATCTCCCTCCAATGCT ATTGCTGAAATCACCCGGATACTAAGAAGTGGTGGAAAATTTGTGGGGACCACTTTTCTGCGTTACACTTCATCAACTCCCTGGATTATACGCCCTTTTAGAGAG AGGAGTCCTCAAGGCTATAGCTATTTGACAGAGGAGGAGATCGAGGACCTTTGCACATCAACTGGTCTTACAAATTATTCAAGCAAAACTCAACAATCTTATATTATGTTTACTGCTGAAAAGCCTTGA